A single genomic interval of Theropithecus gelada isolate Dixy chromosome 16, Tgel_1.0, whole genome shotgun sequence harbors:
- the ACOX1 gene encoding peroxisomal acyl-coenzyme A oxidase 1 isoform X2, translated as MNPDLRRERDSASFNPELLTHILDGSPENTRRRREIENMILNDPDFQHEDLNFLTRSQRYEVAVRKSAIMVKKMREFGIADPDEIMWFKKLHLVNFVEPVGLNYSMFIPTLLNQGTTAQKEKWLPSSKGLQIIGTYAQTEMGHGTHLRGLETTATYDPETQEFILNSPTVTSIKWWPGGLGKTSNHAIVLAQLITKGKCYGLHAFIVPIREIGTHKPLPGITVGDIGPKFGYDEIDNGYLKMDNYRIPRENMLMKYAQVKPDGTYVKPLSNKLTYGTMVFVRSFLVGEAARALSKACTIAIRYSAVRHQSEIKPGEPEPQILDFQTQQYKLFPLLATAYAFQFVGAYMKETYHRINEGIGQGDLSELPELHALTAGLKAFTSWTANTGIEACRMACGGHGYSHCSGLPNIYVNFTPSCTFEGENTVMMLQTARFLMKSYDQVHSGKLVCGMVSYLNDLPSQRIQPQQVAVWPTMVDINSPESLTEAYKLRAARLVEIAAKNLQKEVIHRKSKEVAWNLTSVDLVRASEAHCHYVVVKLFSEKLLKIQDKAIEAVLRNLCLLYSLYGISQNAGDFLQGNIMTESQIMQVNPRVKELLTLIRSDAVALVDAFDFQDVTLGSVLGRYDGNVYENLFEWAKNSPLNKTEVHESYKHLKSLQSKL; from the exons ATGAACCCGGACCTGCGCAGGGAGCGGGATTCCGCCAGCTTCAACCCGGAGCTGCTTACACATATCCTGGACGGCAGCCCCGAGAACACCCGGCGCCGCCGAGAGATCG AGAACATGATCCTGAACGACCCAGACTTCCAGCATGAGGACTTGAACTTCCTCACTCGCAGCCAGCGTTATGAGGTGGCTGTCAGGAAAAGTGCCATCATGGTGAAGAAGATGAGGGAGTTTGGCATCGCAGACCCTGATGAAATTATGTGGTTTAAAAA ACTACATTTGGTCAATTTTGTGGAACCTGTGGGCCTCAATTACTCCATGTTTATTCCCACCTTGCTGAATCAGGGCACCACTGCTCAGAAAGAGAAATGGCTGCCTTCATCCAAAGGACTCCAGATAATTGGCACCTACGCCCAGACGGAAATGGGCCACG GAACTCACCTTCGAGGCTTGGAAACCACAGCCACATATGACCCTGAAACCCAGGAGTTCATTCTCAACAGTCCTACTGTGACCTCCATTAAATGGTGGCCTGGTGGAC TTGGAAAGACTTCAAATCATGCAATAGTTCTTGCCCAGCTCATCACTAAGGGGAAATGCTATGGATTACATGCCTTTATTGTACCTATTCGTGAAATTGGGACCCATAAGCCTTTGCCAG GAATTACTGTTGGCGACATCGGCCCCAAATTTGGTTATGATGAGATAGACAATGGCTACCTCAAAATGGACAACTATCGTATTCCCAGAGAAAACATGCTGATGAAGTATGCCCAG GTGAAGCCTGATGGCACGTACGTGAAACCACTGAGTAACAAGCTGACTTACGGGACCATGGTGTTTGTCAGGTCCTTCCTTGTGGGAGAAGCTGCTCGGGCTCTGTCTAAGGCGTGCACCATTGCCATCCGATACAGCGCTGTGAGGCACCAGTCTGAAATCAAGCCAGG TGAACCAGAACcgcagattttggattttcaaacCCAGCAGTATAAACTCTTTCCACTCCTGGCCACTGCCTATGCCTTCCAGTTTGTGGGCGCATACATGAAGGAGACCTATCACCGGATTAATGAAGGCATTGGTCAAGGGGACCTGAGTGAACTGCCTGAG CTTCATGCCCTCACTGCTGGACTTAAGGCTTTCACCTCCTGGACTGCAAACACTGGCATCGAAGCATGTCGGATGGCTTGTGGTGGGCATGGCTATTCTCATTGCAGTGGTCTTCCAAATATTTATGTCAATTTCACCCCAAGCTGTACCTTTGAGGGAGAAAACACTGTCATGATGCTCCAGACGGCTAG GTTCCTGATGAAAAGTTATGACCAGGTGCACTCAGGAAAGTTGGTGTGTGGCATGGTGTCCTATTTGAATGACCTGCCCAGTCAACGCATCCAGCCACAGCAGGTAGCAGTCTGGCCGACCATGGTGGATATCAATAGCCCCGAAAGCTTAACCGAAGCATATAAACTCCGTGCAGCCAG ATTAGTAGAAATTGCTgcaaaaaaccttcaaaaagaaGTGATTCACAGAAAAAGCAAGGAGGTAGCATGGAACCTAACTTCTGTTGACCTTGTTCGAGCAAGTGAG GCACATTGCCACTATGTGGTAGTTAAGCTCTTTTCAGAAAAACTCCTCAAAATTCAAGATAAAGCCATTGAAGCTGTCTTAAGGAATTTATGTCTGCTGTATTCTCTGTATGGAATCAGTCAGAACGCAGGGGATTTCCTTCAG GGGAACATCATGACAGAGTCTCAGATTATGCAAGTAAACCCGCGTGTAAAGGAGTTACTCACTCTTATTCGCTCAGATGCTGTTGCTTTGGTTGATGCATTTGATTTTCAGGATGTGACACTTGGCTCTGTGCTTGGCCGCTATGATGGAAATGTGTATGAAAACTTGTTTGAGTGGGCTAAGAACTCCCCACTGAACAAAACAGAG GTCCACGAATCTTACAAGCACCTGAAATCACTGCAGTCTAAGCTCTGA
- the ACOX1 gene encoding peroxisomal acyl-coenzyme A oxidase 1 isoform X3, whose product MAAFIQRTPDNWHLRPDGNGPRFVHRGRPEPLDLHLGMFLPTLLHQATAEQQERFFMPAWNLEIIGTYAQTEMGHGTHLRGLETTATYDPETQEFILNSPTVTSIKWWPGGLGKTSNHAIVLAQLITKGKCYGLHAFIVPIREIGTHKPLPGITVGDIGPKFGYDEIDNGYLKMDNYRIPRENMLMKYAQVKPDGTYVKPLSNKLTYGTMVFVRSFLVGEAARALSKACTIAIRYSAVRHQSEIKPGEPEPQILDFQTQQYKLFPLLATAYAFQFVGAYMKETYHRINEGIGQGDLSELPELHALTAGLKAFTSWTANTGIEACRMACGGHGYSHCSGLPNIYVNFTPSCTFEGENTVMMLQTARFLMKSYDQVHSGKLVCGMVSYLNDLPSQRIQPQQVAVWPTMVDINSPESLTEAYKLRAARLVEIAAKNLQKEVIHRKSKEVAWNLTSVDLVRASEAHCHYVVVKLFSEKLLKIQDKAIEAVLRNLCLLYSLYGISQNAGDFLQGNIMTESQIMQVNPRVKELLTLIRSDAVALVDAFDFQDVTLGSVLGRYDGNVYENLFEWAKNSPLNKTEVHESYKHLKSLQSKL is encoded by the exons ATGGCTGCCTTCATCCAAAGGACTCCAGATAATTGGCACCTACGCCCAGACGGAAATGGGCCACG TTTTGTGCACCGAGGGCGGCCTGAGCCTCTGGATCTTCACTTGGGCATGTTCCTGCCCACCTTGCTTCACCAGGCAACTGCGGAGCAGCAGGAGCGCTTCTTCATGCCCGCCTGGAACTTGGAGATCATTGGCACTTATGCCCAGACAGAGATGGGTCATG GAACTCACCTTCGAGGCTTGGAAACCACAGCCACATATGACCCTGAAACCCAGGAGTTCATTCTCAACAGTCCTACTGTGACCTCCATTAAATGGTGGCCTGGTGGAC TTGGAAAGACTTCAAATCATGCAATAGTTCTTGCCCAGCTCATCACTAAGGGGAAATGCTATGGATTACATGCCTTTATTGTACCTATTCGTGAAATTGGGACCCATAAGCCTTTGCCAG GAATTACTGTTGGCGACATCGGCCCCAAATTTGGTTATGATGAGATAGACAATGGCTACCTCAAAATGGACAACTATCGTATTCCCAGAGAAAACATGCTGATGAAGTATGCCCAG GTGAAGCCTGATGGCACGTACGTGAAACCACTGAGTAACAAGCTGACTTACGGGACCATGGTGTTTGTCAGGTCCTTCCTTGTGGGAGAAGCTGCTCGGGCTCTGTCTAAGGCGTGCACCATTGCCATCCGATACAGCGCTGTGAGGCACCAGTCTGAAATCAAGCCAGG TGAACCAGAACcgcagattttggattttcaaacCCAGCAGTATAAACTCTTTCCACTCCTGGCCACTGCCTATGCCTTCCAGTTTGTGGGCGCATACATGAAGGAGACCTATCACCGGATTAATGAAGGCATTGGTCAAGGGGACCTGAGTGAACTGCCTGAG CTTCATGCCCTCACTGCTGGACTTAAGGCTTTCACCTCCTGGACTGCAAACACTGGCATCGAAGCATGTCGGATGGCTTGTGGTGGGCATGGCTATTCTCATTGCAGTGGTCTTCCAAATATTTATGTCAATTTCACCCCAAGCTGTACCTTTGAGGGAGAAAACACTGTCATGATGCTCCAGACGGCTAG GTTCCTGATGAAAAGTTATGACCAGGTGCACTCAGGAAAGTTGGTGTGTGGCATGGTGTCCTATTTGAATGACCTGCCCAGTCAACGCATCCAGCCACAGCAGGTAGCAGTCTGGCCGACCATGGTGGATATCAATAGCCCCGAAAGCTTAACCGAAGCATATAAACTCCGTGCAGCCAG ATTAGTAGAAATTGCTgcaaaaaaccttcaaaaagaaGTGATTCACAGAAAAAGCAAGGAGGTAGCATGGAACCTAACTTCTGTTGACCTTGTTCGAGCAAGTGAG GCACATTGCCACTATGTGGTAGTTAAGCTCTTTTCAGAAAAACTCCTCAAAATTCAAGATAAAGCCATTGAAGCTGTCTTAAGGAATTTATGTCTGCTGTATTCTCTGTATGGAATCAGTCAGAACGCAGGGGATTTCCTTCAG GGGAACATCATGACAGAGTCTCAGATTATGCAAGTAAACCCGCGTGTAAAGGAGTTACTCACTCTTATTCGCTCAGATGCTGTTGCTTTGGTTGATGCATTTGATTTTCAGGATGTGACACTTGGCTCTGTGCTTGGCCGCTATGATGGAAATGTGTATGAAAACTTGTTTGAGTGGGCTAAGAACTCCCCACTGAACAAAACAGAG GTCCACGAATCTTACAAGCACCTGAAATCACTGCAGTCTAAGCTCTGA
- the ACOX1 gene encoding peroxisomal acyl-coenzyme A oxidase 1 isoform X1 yields MNPDLRRERDSASFNPELLTHILDGSPENTRRRREIENMILNDPDFQHEDLNFLTRSQRYEVAVRKSAIMVKKMREFGIADPDEIMWFKNFVHRGRPEPLDLHLGMFLPTLLHQATAEQQERFFMPAWNLEIIGTYAQTEMGHGTHLRGLETTATYDPETQEFILNSPTVTSIKWWPGGLGKTSNHAIVLAQLITKGKCYGLHAFIVPIREIGTHKPLPGITVGDIGPKFGYDEIDNGYLKMDNYRIPRENMLMKYAQVKPDGTYVKPLSNKLTYGTMVFVRSFLVGEAARALSKACTIAIRYSAVRHQSEIKPGEPEPQILDFQTQQYKLFPLLATAYAFQFVGAYMKETYHRINEGIGQGDLSELPELHALTAGLKAFTSWTANTGIEACRMACGGHGYSHCSGLPNIYVNFTPSCTFEGENTVMMLQTARFLMKSYDQVHSGKLVCGMVSYLNDLPSQRIQPQQVAVWPTMVDINSPESLTEAYKLRAARLVEIAAKNLQKEVIHRKSKEVAWNLTSVDLVRASEAHCHYVVVKLFSEKLLKIQDKAIEAVLRNLCLLYSLYGISQNAGDFLQGNIMTESQIMQVNPRVKELLTLIRSDAVALVDAFDFQDVTLGSVLGRYDGNVYENLFEWAKNSPLNKTEVHESYKHLKSLQSKL; encoded by the exons ATGAACCCGGACCTGCGCAGGGAGCGGGATTCCGCCAGCTTCAACCCGGAGCTGCTTACACATATCCTGGACGGCAGCCCCGAGAACACCCGGCGCCGCCGAGAGATCG AGAACATGATCCTGAACGACCCAGACTTCCAGCATGAGGACTTGAACTTCCTCACTCGCAGCCAGCGTTATGAGGTGGCTGTCAGGAAAAGTGCCATCATGGTGAAGAAGATGAGGGAGTTTGGCATCGCAGACCCTGATGAAATTATGTGGTTTAAAAA TTTTGTGCACCGAGGGCGGCCTGAGCCTCTGGATCTTCACTTGGGCATGTTCCTGCCCACCTTGCTTCACCAGGCAACTGCGGAGCAGCAGGAGCGCTTCTTCATGCCCGCCTGGAACTTGGAGATCATTGGCACTTATGCCCAGACAGAGATGGGTCATG GAACTCACCTTCGAGGCTTGGAAACCACAGCCACATATGACCCTGAAACCCAGGAGTTCATTCTCAACAGTCCTACTGTGACCTCCATTAAATGGTGGCCTGGTGGAC TTGGAAAGACTTCAAATCATGCAATAGTTCTTGCCCAGCTCATCACTAAGGGGAAATGCTATGGATTACATGCCTTTATTGTACCTATTCGTGAAATTGGGACCCATAAGCCTTTGCCAG GAATTACTGTTGGCGACATCGGCCCCAAATTTGGTTATGATGAGATAGACAATGGCTACCTCAAAATGGACAACTATCGTATTCCCAGAGAAAACATGCTGATGAAGTATGCCCAG GTGAAGCCTGATGGCACGTACGTGAAACCACTGAGTAACAAGCTGACTTACGGGACCATGGTGTTTGTCAGGTCCTTCCTTGTGGGAGAAGCTGCTCGGGCTCTGTCTAAGGCGTGCACCATTGCCATCCGATACAGCGCTGTGAGGCACCAGTCTGAAATCAAGCCAGG TGAACCAGAACcgcagattttggattttcaaacCCAGCAGTATAAACTCTTTCCACTCCTGGCCACTGCCTATGCCTTCCAGTTTGTGGGCGCATACATGAAGGAGACCTATCACCGGATTAATGAAGGCATTGGTCAAGGGGACCTGAGTGAACTGCCTGAG CTTCATGCCCTCACTGCTGGACTTAAGGCTTTCACCTCCTGGACTGCAAACACTGGCATCGAAGCATGTCGGATGGCTTGTGGTGGGCATGGCTATTCTCATTGCAGTGGTCTTCCAAATATTTATGTCAATTTCACCCCAAGCTGTACCTTTGAGGGAGAAAACACTGTCATGATGCTCCAGACGGCTAG GTTCCTGATGAAAAGTTATGACCAGGTGCACTCAGGAAAGTTGGTGTGTGGCATGGTGTCCTATTTGAATGACCTGCCCAGTCAACGCATCCAGCCACAGCAGGTAGCAGTCTGGCCGACCATGGTGGATATCAATAGCCCCGAAAGCTTAACCGAAGCATATAAACTCCGTGCAGCCAG ATTAGTAGAAATTGCTgcaaaaaaccttcaaaaagaaGTGATTCACAGAAAAAGCAAGGAGGTAGCATGGAACCTAACTTCTGTTGACCTTGTTCGAGCAAGTGAG GCACATTGCCACTATGTGGTAGTTAAGCTCTTTTCAGAAAAACTCCTCAAAATTCAAGATAAAGCCATTGAAGCTGTCTTAAGGAATTTATGTCTGCTGTATTCTCTGTATGGAATCAGTCAGAACGCAGGGGATTTCCTTCAG GGGAACATCATGACAGAGTCTCAGATTATGCAAGTAAACCCGCGTGTAAAGGAGTTACTCACTCTTATTCGCTCAGATGCTGTTGCTTTGGTTGATGCATTTGATTTTCAGGATGTGACACTTGGCTCTGTGCTTGGCCGCTATGATGGAAATGTGTATGAAAACTTGTTTGAGTGGGCTAAGAACTCCCCACTGAACAAAACAGAG GTCCACGAATCTTACAAGCACCTGAAATCACTGCAGTCTAAGCTCTGA